GCCCGTTGGAGTCTGTGGCGTTACGAATCCAACGTTCTGGCAGGAACTCAGCAGCCTTGGGGAAGTGCTCCTCGCTTGATAGCAAGCTCAGGGGAACCATCGACACACAGGTACCAGCTGGCACTTGGTATCCGCTCAAAACGCTGTCCCGATTGAGAAATCGGCCATTGCCGATGACCAAAGGATAGATCCGTTGTGACTCTTTGATGCAGGCACGTAGATAGGGAACGTTCTTCATCGATGCCTCAGTGAATTCGGAGTCCTTCTCGGGTAGAACCTTCATTACCTCTTCTCGGAGTACGTCCTGCTTCTCCGGATTCTTGGCAAGGCACAGCAAGGCCGCTGTAAAGGTACTTGAGGTCTGGAAAAAAAGGATGTATGAGATAAGGGTAAGTATGAGAACAACAGACTACGTACGGTATCCACTCCGGCCATTAGCATGTCCATGGCCATAACCGTCGCCACCTTTTTGTCGATCTTGAGCAGCTTTTCCAGTACACTCTGCTCGCTCTCAGGGCGGACAACACCCTCCTTGGCCTCTTTCTCTAGACGCTCTATAGCTTCGTCTACATACGCTGAAGTTATTTCTTGAACGCCATCTAGGGACTTCATTAGCTTCATTAGCTTGGGTGTTTTAGTGTAACGCCAGGTGGAGGGCTTCATCTCCAGATCGGCtgttaattcaaaaaaatCGTCCAGGTACTTGAAAAGTAATACAGCCTGGTCGTTATCGCCCGACTCTTTGAGCAGTCCCAACTGCTTGTCCAGAGTCACCACAGAGACTGACTCGAGGGTCCACCGATTTATAACGTTTAAGAAATCATCTGGAGCTTCCTGGGTATCGATATCACGGAGTACTTTAATACTGTGAAGGGGGGAGAACATACTTGAGCGTAAACAGGGATTTATTATCAGTCATACACACCGTTGCACAAACTCCTGGTTCACTTGGGACATCTTCTTATAGTAAAGCCGCACGTTCTTCGGCTGCATTAGGACAGGATTTACAGCCGATCGAAAGTCGCTCCAGGTTTTTCCTTGTGTGGGTAAAGCTCCCTCCACTCTCTGGAAGAAATCCTTTCTATGAGTCTTCCGATGATAGCGAAGAGTATCGCTGCCAGGCCGATGCGGCCACACTCCTTCGTTCCGGAACACGACCTCGAAGTCCTTGGGACTGTGAGTCATCAGGTATGACGTACCTCCCATCATACCTGGTAAATATAATATGTTTCCATAGTCGTCTTGCAAAGCTTTGAACAATTTCACAATGTCCATTTTGCTATATTTTCCTCCAGGCATAAAATTCCGAACATTAGACAGAAAAGTTGTACTAGGAATCTGATCAAAGGGACGAGCTTGTAGCCACTCTGCATCATATCTGGGCTCTGCTACAGCTGCTGTGGTCTGCCAACGCTACAAGAGATTTAAAAACGTATATCactgtgatatcggatctatatgtatactatatatttACCAGCGGACTGCTGACAGAGAGGGCTGCTTTTTGCGCCTGAATTATAGATAGACCGCTGCGCACTTTCAACATTTTGCTTGTTAAGAACTTAATTCATTCACTGCCAGAGCTATACTGCTAAATCATTCCATTAACTAGCTATTTGAAAGGCCTGCGAGAGCTTTGTTGCAAAAAGAGCTGACCGATAACAGAGCACAAACagaacaagagagagagagagtgccaaaACACGTTCGCGGGAGCGTGCGAATGCCAAACAGAAATAATTGTAAACATTTgccatatttttttaatatagacTGCTATTTGATCGACTATGTTATACCTTCTACGGAATATTTAGGAATATAATATTATGATTGATCTGACTctcaatgaaatgaaacaaataaatcgccataattatggcatcagattttttggccaaatttaatttattgggCATGGAATGGTCGGTAGACTGCCGAAAGTTTTGGGCCtgataataatataaacaagCTAATCTTTAGCGCTTTTTATAccagatactcaaaatgactattggggtatattagatttgtggtaaaagtggatgtgtgtaacgtccagaaggaatcgtttccgaccccataaagtatatatattcttgatcagcatcaatagccgagtcgattgagccatgtctgtctgtccgtctgtccgtctgtccgtccgtccgtctgtccgtccccttcagcgcctagtgctcaaagactataagagctagagcaacgatgttttgtatccagacttctgtgatatgtcactgctacaaaaatattttaatactTCGCgctgcccacttccgcccccacaaagaacgaaaatctgtggcatccacatttttaaagaaacgataaaaccaaaaacgcagaatcgtagaggatgactatatgttttagaatgtaagatctcaaccagatcgtataattattatagccagaatcaagaaaacaatttcattctttctcgctctgtctctctctaacacacaggtttcatggtcggttttgccaattgcaaaatatgagttcaaggatctcagaacctataagagccactgcaaccaaatttggtatccaccctcctctgatatcggaccttgaccgtttcgtgtccaaatttcgccacaccccttccgcccccgcaaaggacgaaaatctggggcatccacaaatctcagagactattaaggctagagttaCCAAATTTGCTATCCGcccttctgttagatctcactataaaacgtatatctcagaatttcgccccccccctttccgcccccacaaaggacgaaaatctgttgcatccacaatattgcacattcgagaaaactaaaaacgcagaatcatagataaggaccatatctatcagattgctgaatctggaccagatcagataatttttatagccaaacggaacaaatcaatttgcactggctacgcagcgcccaacgtcacgctcagactgattttctgtctctctcgcacgcactctttgtcgtgtcgtttaatattagcggcgtctgccggaggagagcatactgactaagtatcgggtataactgtagagttacggtgtccgcagcaactcacaacgttcacCCACGTTTATATCttgttattatacccgatactcaaaatgagtattggggtatattagatttgtggtaaaacttgatgtgtgtaacgtccagaaggaatcgtttccgaccccataaagtatatatattcttgatcagcatcaatagccgagtcgattgagccctgtctgtctgtccgtccgtccgtccgtccgtccccttcagcgcctagtgctcaaagactataagagctagagcaacgatgttttggatccagacttctgtgatatgtcactgctacaaaaatatttaaaaacttcgccccgcccacttccgccccacaaagaacgaaaatctgtggcatccacatttttaaagaaacgataaaaccaaaaacgaagaatcgtagaggatgactatatgttttagaatggaagatctcaaccagatcgtataattattatagccagaatcaagaaaacaatttcattctttctcgctctgtctctctctaacacacaggtttcatggtcggttttgccaattgcaaaatatgagttcaaggatctcagaacctataagagccactgcaaccaaatttggtatccacactcctctgatatcggaccttgaccgtttcgtgtccaaatttcgccacacccccttccgccccgcaaaggacgaaaatctggggcatccacaaatctcagagactattaaggctagagttaCCAAATTTGCTATCCGcccttctgttagatctcactataaaacgtatatctcagaatttcgccccacccccttccgcccccacaaagaacgaaaatctgttgcatccacaatattgcacattcgagaaaactaaaaacgcagaatcatagataatgaccatatctatcagattgctgaatctgaatcagatcagatcatttttgtagccaaaagcaagaaatcaattttcagtggctacgcagcgcccgacgtcacgctcagactgattttctgtctctctcgcacgcactctttgtcgtatggttcaatattagcggcgtctgccgcaggagagccatactgacttagtatcgggtatcccggctaccgccttaacctaacctaacctagtatcgggtataactgtagagttgcggtgtccgcagcaactcacaacgttccacctcgtttttttttggttcggttgtccttcttgaaggtaatttaatttttattgggccaacatcgaaaataaatgaaacagagataaacagataaaggtacaaaaaatgaaatcaaacataaaacgcaaataaaaattccaataatctcatcgtggattcggccacatgcgactttcacgtggcgatgggagcttcaattgattgccaaatcgaggcctctcctcctgattgaccGCCTGCTTTGACGGTGTGTTGGCGGCCGACGCCACCGAATTGTGGTTTACGAGGACATGGCGAATTCGTGGCACAGCCACGCGATTGCGCTGATGCTGAGCCCCGCCGACGGGCAGCACTGAGGAGCGACTCGTGGGCACCAATTCTTCATAGGAGATCCCGGCTCCGCGGTCATTTTCAGTGGTCTCATCGGtcatatactcggaatcgctgGGCGATCTTGTATCCGGCACCGCTGATTTTGTGCGTGGCTTTTTGTTCGAGCGTGTGCCAATGCTGCGTCTGCCCAATCCCCCGCTGCGACGCAATAtgttgtccaggacgcggacccgctttagtggcgacttggacgccttcagctggctgttggccagccgCTGTGCGGTAGACGGCGACGGGCGAATCGAATTCAGAGAGCTCATGAGGCTGCGCTTGGCGTTGGGAGTCCGATACCCGAagagctggcggctgctgatggattcagtcgcttgtgcagattcccagtgctcttggtcatattgggagtgatcagctggattgttggggtcttgcgcaacgacattgtcgaggtcgacattgaggacatgttcttcaaagttcggggcgtgcgaggggccgttgaaccggcaggcggcggtggcatcatcaatttgctgctgctgcccgtcctcgtggtgggcggggccttcttgcgggccgagctctgcttggcctgccgatagttctcccattcgccagccatcagctccagtatgttctcgccataaaccagaaacgggccatgcgattgcacctcataggcgtgcaccagttcagtgatctgctgctcaatctGCTCGATCTGCTCAGCTCCCGATCTCCGCCCGACGTTTTGagagctcctcgcgcagatgctcaatgcttttgtccagcttcagctgccaaatgatcagtggcacatcgtcgggcctctgaccaatgtccaccgtctcatggaggagtcgggtgaggtcgctggtctcggctcggagtgcggctatgtcatccaggatggccgcctgcttctcccgcgactcggtcagcagatccgtatagaaattatccgcgtgcgccttgagtttgtgcagaaagtcctcgcatgtcttcggctcgaacatgagggaccacattgaatggagctgctccacatgctcgccagtcatctcaaggatctctcccttgatggaggttgggtcaaccatagccaataggaatgggtcttgtattcgcgaatggaaggaatttatgtgatgtgtgcaggatttcgattgcacaatgtgttgctcaaggaaaatgcctccgcacagataagtgacgcctctcgtgttggcacaaattgcacaatgaaaattttgtgtgcttgatttgcctcatgcctcaaagcacaaaacaagttgattctgattgacgtgcggccaaaaaaacacctactttatattgcaaataagttccttcaaggttttccagttgtaaagataatttaggatgagaaatgtgtttactGTTGGGCAAATTGATCAGGGAGGAGCGGAAAGCGTTCTCCGTGGGATGATTGAACTCGATGCTAAAGTTCCGAATGAGTCGAGCGATGCCCAGCTCGAGCTCCATGTCCACGATGCGCTTTCCAACGCACATCCGGGGTCCAAATCCGAAGGGCAAGAACACAAACGGAttcttcagcttcaagtcatttGCCGGGCATTGCCCGTTGGAGTCTGTGGCGTTACGAATCCAACGTTCTGGCAGGAACTCAGCAGCCTTG
Above is a genomic segment from Drosophila miranda strain MSH22 chromosome Y unlocalized genomic scaffold, D.miranda_PacBio2.1 Contig_Y3_pilon, whole genome shotgun sequence containing:
- the LOC117194588 gene encoding probable cytochrome P450 12a5, mitochondrial — protein: MFSPLHSIKVLRDIDTQEAPDDFLNVINRWTLESVSVVTLDKQLGLLKESGDNDQAVLLFKYLDDFFELTADLEMKPSTWRYTKTPKLMKLMKSLDGVQEITSAYVDEAIERLEKEAKEGVVRPESEQSVLEKLLKIDKKVATVMAMDMLMAGVDTTSSTFTAALLCLAKNPEKQDVLREEVMKVLPEKDSEFTEASMKNVPYLRACIKESQRIYPLVIGNGRFLNRDSVLSGYQVPAGTCVSMVPLSLLSSEEHFPKAAEFLPERWIRNATDSNGQCPANDLKLKNPFVFLPFGFGPRMCVGKRIVDMELELRIARLIRNFSIEFNHPTENAFRSSLINLHNSMMGGTSYLMTHNPKDFEVVFRN
- the LOC117194589 gene encoding probable cytochrome P450 12a4, mitochondrial; the protein is MLKVRSGLSIIQAQKAALSVSSPLRWQTTAAVAEPRYDAEWLQARPFDQIPSTTFLSNVRNFMPGGKYSKMDIVKLFKALQDDYGNILYLPGMMGGTSYLMTHSPKDFEVVFRNEGVWPHRPGSDTLRYHRKTHRKDFFQRVEGALPTQGKTWSDFRSAVNPVLMQPKNVRLYYKKMSQVNQEFVQRCV